The DNA sequence CCAATCCTACTCCGGGAAATTGAAATAACATCATGGCCCCAAATGGAGAAGCTGGATATACCATCTGAATGACCTCTGAAAATAACGGGCTGCAACGGCAAATTCCTGCAAGGGTAGTACAAATGAGCTTCAAGATATATCCTTCTGGAAATGAGGAAGAAAGCTGATCACTTTCATTTACGTTCTTGAGGTAATACATCTTCAAATAAAAACATGCAATATATGAAGCACAGTCTGCACAGACTCATATTATGAACGTGAAACAACCGACCCATGATGAAAGTACAACACTCCAATACGGACATACAATGAAGAAAGAAACAGAAGAGTAGAGGCccagttagtttttttttttttttttggctaaTCTTGAATGTTGATGAATTCTTTAATTCCTATGCGAAACTATATGCACCAGGTCACCTGcaccttaaaaaaatattcttaccaTTATTACCAAATAGTTTGTTAACTACAATCAGCAATATATGCAATAAGGGGTAATAATCATTCAAACCTCAATCAACCACTTTCATGTGTCCAAATGCACAAAATTTAATCTCTCAATTTAAGAGACAGTTCTAAATGGTCATAAACTCCTAACGAATTTGAAGTTCAGTAGAGTGATAGCTCATACATTCTTAAGTCCCAGACTCGTAAAGTTCTGTCCAGAGAGCTGGAAATGAGCAGATGTTCCTCAGGTGCTGCCAACTGTAGACAAAGACATGGATGAAGCTGTGTGTAAAATCAAATTACGTAAACCTAATATTTTCAACAGAATACCTTTGTCACATATCCATCGTGAGCTCGCCAAGAGGTAATGACATTTCCACTCTTAGCATCAAATAATTTACAGTGACCAGAACTTAGCCCAGCTGCAATAAAAGACGGCAAAGAGGAAATTCCACCCGCTTGCATTTTGTCAGAGCCAGTAGAACAGATGGCAGAAATAAGTGAAGGAAAAGTAGATTCAGTAGATTCGCCTCTCCAGATATGAAGCTTTTGGCCTCGAGAAACATCAATGAACCTGTACAAGATTCAAAAGTCGGTAGGcatcaacatatttttttaaatatcttattaaaATGACATTCATTATGAAGAGTTAATTTTACCTCAGAGAACCATTTCCAGTGCCAACTACAAGAGTTTCAGTGGAGTATAATTGATGCATACAAGTATAAAGACTTGAATCGAAAGCACTAGACAATATTCCATTTGATAGTGTATTCAAATTTAGCACATTTGCCTGGTCACTGTTAATCTTTGATGCAGAGGATGGATGGCTTGTAGGATGGCTAGATTCTGTTTGCGACTCAGCAAATACTAATATTTGCTTCCCTGTTTGGCTGTTCCAAATGTGAATTGTTCCATCACAAGATGCCACTCTTCCACTTGATGATAAGATGCAAATATCATTCACAACCTGAAATTGGAGAAGTAATGAGTAGTTCATAGATCAACTAAGCTAATTAACTGTATTTTATTGGACTAGTTCCTCATATATTAAGTCACATTGTAAtctgttttgttttaaatagtCATCCATCGTGCTCCACTTTGTACTATGCAATTTGGATATTGATAATTTGAAACCAGAGTTGATACATGAGACAGTACCGTTCAGTTCTCTGCTGTAGAaatacacaaacacacacacactacAGGGATCTATTCCATGCAGCAGTTTTCCATGGTTGAAGAATGCCATTTTCAGCaaagaataacaaaacaaaccTCCTCATGGCCATGATAGCCGGACAAACAATTAGTTCGGCTCAATTCCCATTTCTGAACAGTTCCCTTGTATCCTTGACCAATTCCAGCAGTAAAAACAGTGCATTCATCTTGGTTAACAGCCAGAGACCTTAGTGCTCCATGATGTGCACGTATAGAGTGTATAACAGATGCTCTGATCTTCCATGGAAGATCATCTTTCTGAATCCCCACCCTCCCAAGAAATTCAGGCCCATCCCAGACGGTGGCTGGACTAGGGAACCAAAACCAGGGTTCTTGGTTCGTTTGGTATGACATTCCTTCATGCACTACTACTGGAGTTTGATGAACTTTAAATGGTCGTCTTTGAGGAATCAAATTTTTGGCACTTCTACTTCCTTGGGATTGTGGAATTGACCATCCAACTCCATTAAGCAACAGCTTTGCAGGATTGTATTCAGATGTAAATCCTTGGGATATTACAGGTCTTCTAGCAAGAATAATTTCTGAACCATTTTTTGATGATTCTCCTGCATATTCCCACTGAATCACAACAGGTTTAGAAATAAGCAAACAAGAAATTTTCACACCAATAAAACCATGTAATTTTTCCATTCATATAGgggaaaagaatagaaaaatgtACAGCATCATACCTTCCAATTATGATGACGTAGAAGATACTGTTCAAGAATCAACCAAGTAGCACAGCATTGACGAAGTTTCTCTATCCCAAGAAGAGATGCAAAGGAAGGATAGAGTACCAACCTGCATATGACCAAGAAGAAATAAACAAGGCCATTTGAAGTGGCttgtcataaaataaaataaactagaaAGTGACTCTAGGAGGACAAGATACAACCTATTTACAGTAGGGAATCAATGCAATTTGATGACAAACTTGATTTAATGATCCAATTGCATTTTCCCATAATAGTACAAAAGCACGTTTAAACCTGATTCAGTAACGATTTGCAATGCCCAACATCATGTCCAAATTAACTCCCATGGATTCAGTAGAATGTGCAGAGCATGGGACATTTTTGGATTGAAAGAAAAGACTATAAGCTAATGTCTCCTAGAAATGATGATTTAAAGGaaataatttatctttcaaATCTATAGTCAAGTGCTTTGCTTATGTGTCTCAAATTATGATAGTTAACTCCGAATACTGATGATTGGTGGGACACTACAAGATGCAATATTTTAAATCAGGTAGAAATTTGCATAACTTTTGCAAATCAGGAAACTGCAACCGGGTTGAAAAACTAGATTAGTAAGGATCTTTAGGAATGCAATCAtggaatttattattatacatttatttagtTAAGCATATTACATGATgcacttaatttttattttgtgttagAAATATGGATTTGCCTTATTAGAATCGGAAGAAAGATATGAAGCCAAAGGTGAAAAATGGAATTGTTGTCTTCCGATACTATGCTCTGAATCTTATCAAAGCAATAGAGCTTGTTTTACAAGCTTTTACAGCTGTAAACAATCATATGAATAATAACGTGAAGCTGAAGATACAGAACTAAAACAatattagaaacaaaaacatcCCCACACAGTTAACGATGAGGATTGCCTAGCCAAAGATATTGGTTCTATCAAAGTGATCCGGCATTACTTGTGGGGGAAATTTCCAAATCACATATTGTCATATCACCTTAAATTATTAAGAGGTTTAGCACAGTATTTTTAGAATTGACATAAACCACTAATATGACTCAATTTATTCACTCTATTTAGTCTTGCATGATTCCTTCTCCGTCACTTTTCTTATTTACTATTTCCACTTCTCTACCAAGAGTTCTTATAATTTTGCACTGAATAGCAGGAGAGTAATTTGCCCCAGTATAACACCTAGCCTAGAAAGCATAACTGAAACTCACACTAGATCCACACGACTTTCAATATGCAAGTCCcctccaaattttattttgctaGCCTTCAAGTTTTTGCCAAGAGTAGTTGAACCTTTAGAAACTTCCTGGGAGAAAGCCAGCTCATCAAATAGTTCTTTAAGTTTTGGAACAATATGCAATGCTGTCAAATCTGCTCCAATCCGTTGACAAATTCCAAAAAGAGTAGAGGCAGCAATCTGAAAAGGGGGAAGGCAACTAGcattatttaacaatttaagtGATTATCAATAGAATGAGATGCATTATGATGATGAAAAGGAGCAAACATCACCACACTAGCAGGGTACAGGTCAAATAAAGGGCCGGAGCAATCAATCTAAAGAGTTTGAACTACAACTTTGGGGAATTGTGAAAAAACAGTTTAGAAGGAgtgtcaaattttgttttaagcACAATGGTAAGTTTAATGGCCATGAACTAATGCACAAAATCATTGACGATcgtaacattttatttttgtcattccAATTAAAACAAGTCATAAAAAGATCCTGATGTTTTCACTTATAACTGTCTCATTACCCAGTGACTTGTGACTAAAATGTTAGAGTCCCTGGCAAGGGTTTAAGCTAAGATGCCAATTAGAGCCAACAGAATCAAGGAATGAGTGATGGATCCAAAACAAACCAATGGATAATTTGAAGAACCTGAAGCACTGCAATGTCCATATGTTTCTGCATAAGAACCCCTATGTGTATGCAACTTAGATCCTGTGTATTATTCAGTAAATTGAACAATAAGCTGTTACACAGTATTTATTGGCAATTAAAGCATTTTGAAACCCAAAAAGAATAAGAACCATACTTCAAGAAGCTGCTTTACAATGACCTCTTCTGTCAGGAAAGCTACAAGGCCATCTAAAGTCATCATGCAATCAATAAGTGCCAAAGCAGTCCAACTCTGGACAGGATCAGGCTTATTCATGCATGAAACATCAATGAAGGAACGAACAACATTTTTGAGTAAAGGTACCATCTGTTTGACAATAAACAATTCCCCAAAAATGCCACCTGAGAAGTCAAAAAATTGAAGGCAATTATAAATTGAAGGTCCAAGTGAAGGAAAGATGGAAAAATACAAAAGTCAATAAACTAAGAATACCAATTCTGACCAGCACATCAATGCCATCCGCACATAGTCCTTTCCCAAAGCAATGTACAAGAGGCAAGATAGTCTGATTCAAGAATgagaaaaacaataatgatTACACATAAATAGGATTGAAAAATGTGGATGAAGGAAAACATAGTATGGAAGGTTGTTGCAAAACCAAAAAACCTGATGGATGGTAATAGGTACTCCAAGCTCCTCGCTAGAACTGATTAGAAGCACTGAAGCAGAGGCAGCTGAACTTTTATCTGGAGAATTGTACAAGTTTGACAAGACCAATGGATGAATAGTTTCCAGGTATGCTTGTTTACCAACTTGATTCCATATTTCCCTCACAAATGAATCTTGTAGAAGAGCAACCTTTAAACGTAAATAACCTGTCGTCTGTAAAAAGATGTCTTCTaagatttctttttctttttagaaaaagaaaaaaggaaagaaaacaaaaatatttctaaaatccgCAGACTAAACAAAATCAAGTGAGCCACTTGCCTGTAAAATTTTCTGTATTGTTGGCAGGATTAATGTTTTCACTGCTTGCACAGTTAAGCATTTCATGAATTCCTTCAGAAGCATATATGCCCATTCAGCTTCAACATCACTCACAGCATTCACTATAAGCGGTAAGGAATAAGTGGTGCACATTTCAGTTGCGAAAGCACCCATTTCCCTGAGGGCTCCATGCTTTGCAAGATTTGCAGCATAACGAAGACGAGTTTCGTCTTTAGCTACAAGCTGAAGTGGAGCAAGAAACAAGTAGGAGGACTTGACACTCTTTGGAAAATAAGGTGATTCCAGAAGAAATTTGGTAGATGGCCGCCTATGTAGAAAAAATCAATACTTAAATAACATGATAGAcgaaaaaaaaaccacaaaaattCAGTTGTATGTGTGCAAACACAATGATACCTCGTCCAATCCTTTTGGATGCATGCTTCAACAAGCAATCTAATATTAGGAGGTAGATCCTGCAGAAATCCTGGAAAGGTTCCATCTTCCAAGTATATCGACAATGAGACTGGATCAAAGAGTGGCCTGGAAAGATGAATTTCAGCCAAGAGACAACCAATAGAAAATATGTCCCCAGCAACATCTTCAGAGCAAAGTCTTGAAGAAGATAATTTCTGCTTCCAGAGTAGCAAGTCTGGATACCCTAAGGagccttcatcttcttctttcatatgttgaagaaaagaaattagATTCATTTTATAAGGTACCTGGTAATTTCTGTCAATCATAGATAGTTTGCTTATATTTTCACTAAATGTCTTCGTTGATGGATCTCCCAGAGATGAGATGTTCTGCCCCGTCATTTGATTTGAGGGATAATGGTAACAGGCATTCAAATGCCTAGCATGTTCAGAAAATTTAGATGCTTGCTCTAGTTCTTGTAGATAAGCAGTTCCAGCTAGAAGAGATGTCTCTTGGTGCATTTCATATGCCTGACTCCAAACTTTGGCATATTTATTGGAACCATGACGTTTTGTTTTGGTAGTGGCATGACGTATGGGGTGTGGTTGTGTAAAGAGCTGACGACGTCCTGTTGATCTTGGCATTAAGGGTTCTGATAGAGGAAGCATTACATTCTTAGCAGCGATAGCTTCCTGGCCAGACATTTTGTAACCAAAGGTTATATCTATCCAATGATGGAGTTGAAATGACACCCTATCACTTTCTAATGCATCAAAATGTAATTTAATGAAATCCTCAGGACTCTCTGCCCAGGAGGGTACAGCCAAATCAGTCATACCATCATgtattgatttaaaaatttgagCATCACAGTAAAACTCTGGAATGCATTCATCGGGAGTCCATTGATAGAGCCTCTGCATTGTGGAAGGATACTCATTAGGTTCATACACAGAACGAACAGCCATTCTCAGAACACTCAAAGGCAGTCTTCTTGCTTTATAACTGCAGACAGCCAATTCAGACAGACATTCATCTGAAACATGATGAGGGATTTCAGATGTTGAATATGTGAAATCCAATTGTTCATCACCTTTTGCCAAGCGCCATTTACTCTTGCTCAAGTCTCTCCACCCTACATCACAATTATCATCAGGTTTTGAGCTAAAATCAATTACCCAAGGCATTACTGGATGAAATGTATGGTCGCCCCACCTTCTTCCTGCTAATCTGTTTAAGATGagtaaatattcaaaattactTATTTCTCCTCTCCACCACTGCTGAAAGCAAGCATTCCAATCTATTGTTGGAGAAAGCTTTAGATCAGCATAAAGGCCATAAGAATGACAACCAACATTACAACAACCAATTCTTGCTGGTTCAGAATTAACGCTTTCAGTCTCCTGCGAAGTTAAATTAGATTCCAATACGGGCTCACTCCATAATCTCAGCCAACACCATAACGAATCAGTCAACATGATATTGGATGGGCATATATTACCATGAGAAACCCCTAAACCATGTACGTACGATAAGGCTGAGAGTAGTTGATATATAAGAAATCTTCTATTCCAATCAGATTTTAAGGCATTGGGGTTAAAATGAAGAATACTTTCCAAGTTGTATGGAGTCTTTGGAAGCACCACATTAACATGATCGGATGTTTTAAAAATCGCAAGGACTGGAGCTATGTTAGGATGCCTCAAAGATCCTGGAAAAGCATCCTCTTCAAATGATGGCAACCCAATTAAACCCAGGAAATTTATACTGTCCCGTCCAGATCCTTTTTCTTCAACGAAGAGATCAAGTGAATTTAAGACATGGTCTTCGATCAACCCAGACAAGAAATCAGAGGACACCTTTTGAAACGTAGAATTGGAAGAGATTCCCACATGAGCAATCGGCAAGAGTGAGGTGATTGTCCTCAAGCAAGAAAACCTTCCAGAATGGCTACAATTTGTGTTTCCTGAAAAAGCTTTCCCAGAGTCACAATCATCTGATGAAGTAATTCTACCCttgataacattatttttacttCCACCAATATCAGGATCACCACTCCTAGTAGTAATTTCACCACTGTCCAAACTATATTCATTTCTGCATAAAGAACAAGAGTTTATCACTCCCAATTTCTACCATCCAACCAAAGACTAAAACAacaatacattttcttttccaGATTTTGATTAAAAGAATGCAACAAAAGCACAAACAGACCATGTCAAAACATGTCACAGAGAatcatcattaaaattaaaaaagaaaagtaatcaGCCCCGAAAATGCAGAACACAAATCTTACacataattgataaaacaattcttatcacgACTCGGCATGTATTGCAATATGAACTGACCGCCCGAAGCTTCGCCATCAGTTGTACCAGAAATCTATTTTtccaaaaagaagaaaaggaaattaaaatggaatatattaagttaaaaaaaaaaaattgatccaGAAATTGAATGAGAGAGAGATAGACATTGACGATAGCTGAGGATCCGAAAGGAAAAGCGGAATTGGAGATGGCATAATTGAAGAAGACTTCCTCCGAGAAATCCGACTTTATTCGAAGTTGGAGGCACTCGAAGCATTCGCTCTCTTCCTCCATCGATTCGCTCTACTGAGTCAACTCACCCATCTCTCGTGCCCTCTCTCTGATTCACTGCGTGCTTCTCCCACCGTCGACGCTCTCTTCTCCGGTGTTAAATATGAAGGTCAATTCAGTCATTTCATACCACAAGTAAATATAACTAGTAAACTCCCAATCCaacttaatcattttaattaactaaGACTGTAAGAATATTTACACTACTAGTAAATAACCATTAAAtccatccattttttttttcacaaagatTAACTTAATACCAAGAAATTCCACCTCAAGTATTGTAAATAGTTTGATTTGTTACActttttgaaattctttcattttaaattatatttatttaaatattttatttaaataaataattcaaatttgttatattttaattttattattctgaTAGAGTATTTCATTTATcattaaatagaaaattttctatcaaataatataaggtcctagaaaatggcgttttaaaagtgatagtggtttaaaaatagtgagactcgattattttaatattaaaagattttagtataaatagaattgttataaacgagtttcattattttaaaacacaccatctctctagaaaccacttttctagagttctctgacttctctctagaggttctgtctctctggtcgtctgattgaagaaccgagaccgtaggattgatcctctcggcgagttcttcaaattggaccgatcagtttctccgttcgcgtaagttgagttttcgctctttattttagtctttttctgttttatgtTGCATGCAGgccctcttccgcttgcatgcgacgttttaatcatcagtatgagtctctgctgatcagtgattataacggtatgtcctgatcgttcttatgatgtttctatgtgtagatagagcatcctgtggagttagaggtgttgacgtttttaaggcgttgacgtttataaagttgtctaaacaggataacaggtaagggaaactaactgttttacttgaatttcatCTAGAAATCATTCtaatgactttgaattgcatgattgattattgtatgagtgcttgaattgtgtaattgagtgtatgctaagattgtgctagatttctttactattgcatgtgagaacagattgggaatctggtactttcgcctaagcgagcagctctcgcctgagcgaaaacaccagaaactcatcccttgtttctgcgcgagatctcgcttgagcgagagtcactctcgtctcagcgagacaacttagcctgagcgagaattcgcccagagtttgggttgttctctgttttgagcctcgctcaggcgagaatgactcgcctaagcgagagagcctttttgcctaggcgagaccttctagcttgggcgagaaaccTTGCAGTTGAGTGTCATTTCtttgtttctaatggatgaagctatgtttgaatgttaaaatatgaacttagttatgatatgcatgaattgttatgactggtaatatgtgcggtgaaattgcatgaagttggaatatgagaagaagtggttgaactaggatttcaagggaaattctaagaggaatgttttagtgtatgtaaggacataaggactcagttttggttggtatcctgacgctcctagtaaccattaagactcatgtagagtatgatggattacgtcgggggggagtagcaggaggtcctggtctatggacccgatccgccatagaggtgatgggacttaccctgggagtggttgggtgataaccccttgtgtccaaactctgcagagtttgggaaccatcgcaggtgcaagccactaagagatccgatgtcgcttacatattccggatattgagtctagagtcatgtaaaTGTGCTGTGGtggtctatatgattctggtgataatgagaaagattgtgtggtttctgtttataattgaactgcatgattccttaatcagattagcttacccttgctttttgtgttcctgtcttgtgttgtatgtttccttttgcgatgatcacctattcggtgggagcagatgtggttgcagtgtcaaaggcacttctggaggatgaagagccatcgtgttagtgttgaagaggaggtttccagtgggagctttagcagtggtcagtagtacagagtttattagtttagtttaagtgtataagtgatatatttttatagtcataccttttgtaagactgtattaatatattgggtacactggattatctgttttggaactatgatgaaacttcctatttttattagttttaagctgctgaaattgggatgttacaaataacacattcatataaaaataatctttataAACATCAATAAggtaattattatattattgcaAACTTTACtagaaaaagtttaattaaCATACGTCAATATTAATCAGAAAATAACTCatcaatattaaattaaaaaaatcttgaCTTACATCAtggaaaaatagttttattagtGTCAATAAGAAATTTGCCATTAGTtgaaaaaaagatattaaaagtttggaaaaataaaatcttattaaaactaatttaaatataattatagtgtatatagaattaaaaatggttttaatttttaaattttgacgtaaaattaaaatttatttatctcaaattttaatataatttttaatttaaattttaaaaaaaatcaaatctatttaagtaatttttttcttttgtaacttttttaaatgatatttcaGTTTCGCctttaaactatttatttcatttaacatgttttaatttcagtttaaatgttaacttaaaatacaaattaatacggtcaaaacatataaaaattatcacggttaaaataaaatgactacatttttattttttgagttaaaaatgaATTCTAACTTGAAGTTAAGTTTATagaataaaatgatatttaactatatatattcATCAGCGTTATTTAAATACCAAGtaatcttaatttatattaatacaaCAAATCATAGTTGAACTTTGTTGGAAAcactattaatattaaaaaaaaaactacaattgATAGATAAGACTTGTTTATaggaaaaatgaataatattgtgctataatcaaaattaatcaaggttaatttttgtttgaaagaaACTTCATCGTACATGAATCGAAGAACAACATAAAATCAACGATGACTAGTAGATGATGTTCCAACTAAAATCAAACCATGATGTTTCAATCACAACTGAGCTAAagaaaaactaagaaaatagTTATTAAGCAAATTCATATTCTCACCTTTTATttcaactaaaatttaaaagtatattattttaagtaatcaaattattcttcttaaatcttaaatttaatttctttaaaattttatatttaaacaacACATGTCatgacaaattaattttattttttataaacattattaCCCAAACAAATATTTTCCCGGAGATTATTTGTTTTTAGCTTAGCTTTTGGTTGGATTAAGATGAAGTGATGAAAGCATGGGTTGGTTATTTTTTCATGATTTACAGATAAAAACTCGGATTTTTTAGGATGTCGAAAGACAATATTGGTACATATATGTGATAATAGTTAGTCTAAGGTGATGTTGTATTTTGATTAGtagtaatttaatataaatgtgttGTAACTCAAGTTAAAATGtccttaaaatcaatttaactaTAGCATAACTCATTAAGGGTAGTTATGATGCGAAATAAGTCAATTTTAAATGCATAACTCTCAAAACTATGGTAATAAATATTATGTTGATAACATAGTCGATTAGGTCAAATCTAGGAAAAAAACACATTGTTCCCATAATCATTTTAGT is a window from the Vigna unguiculata cultivar IT97K-499-35 chromosome 7, ASM411807v1, whole genome shotgun sequence genome containing:
- the LOC114190321 gene encoding protein GFS12; the protein is MEEESECFECLQLRIKSDFSEEVFFNYAISNSAFPFGSSAIVNISGTTDGEASGGQFILQYMPSRDKNCFINYVNEYSLDSGEITTRSGDPDIGGSKNNVIKGRITSSDDCDSGKAFSGNTNCSHSGRFSCLRTITSLLPIAHVGISSNSTFQKVSSDFLSGLIEDHVLNSLDLFVEEKGSGRDSINFLGLIGLPSFEEDAFPGSLRHPNIAPVLAIFKTSDHVNVVLPKTPYNLESILHFNPNALKSDWNRRFLIYQLLSALSYVHGLGVSHGNICPSNIMLTDSLWCWLRLWSEPVLESNLTSQETESVNSEPARIGCCNVGCHSYGLYADLKLSPTIDWNACFQQWWRGEISNFEYLLILNRLAGRRWGDHTFHPVMPWVIDFSSKPDDNCDVGWRDLSKSKWRLAKGDEQLDFTYSTSEIPHHVSDECLSELAVCSYKARRLPLSVLRMAVRSVYEPNEYPSTMQRLYQWTPDECIPEFYCDAQIFKSIHDGMTDLAVPSWAESPEDFIKLHFDALESDRVSFQLHHWIDITFGYKMSGQEAIAAKNVMLPLSEPLMPRSTGRRQLFTQPHPIRHATTKTKRHGSNKYAKVWSQAYEMHQETSLLAGTAYLQELEQASKFSEHARHLNACYHYPSNQMTGQNISSLGDPSTKTFSENISKLSMIDRNYQVPYKMNLISFLQHMKEEDEGSLGYPDLLLWKQKLSSSRLCSEDVAGDIFSIGCLLAEIHLSRPLFDPVSLSIYLEDGTFPGFLQDLPPNIRLLVEACIQKDWTRRPSTKFLLESPYFPKSVKSSYLFLAPLQLVAKDETRLRYAANLAKHGALREMGAFATEMCTTYSLPLIVNAVSDVEAEWAYMLLKEFMKCLTVQAVKTLILPTIQKILQTTGYLRLKVALLQDSFVREIWNQVGKQAYLETIHPLVLSNLYNSPDKSSAASASVLLISSSEELGVPITIHQTILPLVHCFGKGLCADGIDVLVRIGGIFGELFIVKQMVPLLKNVVRSFIDVSCMNKPDPVQSWTALALIDCMMTLDGLVAFLTEEVIVKQLLEDLSCIHIGVLMQKHMDIAVLQIAASTLFGICQRIGADLTALHIVPKLKELFDELAFSQEVSKGSTTLGKNLKASKIKFGGDLHIESRVDLVLVLYPSFASLLGIEKLRQCCATWLILEQYLLRHHNWKWEYAGESSKNGSEIILARRPVISQGFTSEYNPAKLLLNGVGWSIPQSQGSRSAKNLIPQRRPFKVHQTPVVVHEGMSYQTNQEPWFWFPSPATVWDGPEFLGRVGIQKDDLPWKIRASVIHSIRAHHGALRSLAVNQDECTVFTAGIGQGYKGTVQKWELSRTNCLSGYHGHEEVVNDICILSSSGRVASCDGTIHIWNSQTGKQILVFAESQTESSHPTSHPSSASKINSDQANVLNLNTLSNGILSSAFDSSLYTCMHQLYSTETLVVGTGNGSLRFIDVSRGQKLHIWRGESTESTFPSLISAICSTGSDKMQAGGISSLPSFIAAGLSSGHCKLFDAKSGNVITSWRAHDGYVTKLAAPEEHLLISSSLDRTLRVWDLRMNLPLQPVIFRGHSDGISSFSIWGHDVISISRSRIGLLSLSKSANETDGQHHIIPQRLYVSDNGQRSLSALSSISILPFSRLFLIGTEDGYLRICC